The Clostridium sporogenes region TATCCATCACTTTTTTATTTTATTAGCATATTTCTAGGAGCTGCGCTTTAAATAAATATGTAAATAAAATACTAAAAAAGAAAAAATTAAGTATATAATTATTGATGGTTTAACAATTAATGGTATAATATATATAAAAAACCAATATTATAAGTTTTAAATTAAGAATAAAACTTATTACTTAAAACAAAGTTTAAAAACTACTTTGTACTTGTTTTATCCGATGACTACCCGCTCTAATACTTCATCGCACTCTGTGAAAGCGATTCACATCAAATCGAAGATTTGGACTCTCTGCTTTTCTTCAAAGTGGGAGTAAAGAGCGGATACGTCCCTGGATAACGATTTCCCCTAAAGGATAACGACTTCTAAGGAGTAGAACTCCTAAGAATTCTGTTAATAAGCTTCAGATGGGGTAGAAACTCCCTCTGAAGCCAAGAACTCTGTTTATAGTATCTAAAATCTGGATATAGGAGGAAGCTGTGTAAAATTTATATTATTAAAGCGAGGTATTATTATGAATAAAAGAGTATTTTTAGCTGCTCCTTTTAAAGGGGCGATTAAGGAAAAGCTGTCGATTATGAAAGAACAAGAAAAGAAGAGAATAGAAAATCTTATTTTATTTTTAGAAGAAAAGGGATGGAAAGTAGATAATGCACATAGGAGAGAAGAGTGGGGAGCTAATTTTATGTCTCCAGATCAGTGCACAAAATTAGATTATGATGCAATAAAAGAATGTGATTTATTTATAGCTTTTCCAGGGGTACCTGTTTCTCCAGGCACTCATATTGAAATTGGATGGGCTTCAGCAATGGGGAAAGAAATAATTTTGCTTCTAGCTGAAAAAGAAGAAAATTATGCTTATTTAATCAGGGGATTACATACTGTAAGTAACGTACATTATATAATTTATAATGAGGAAAAAGAATATCTTCATAAATTAGATTCATATTTAGATGGTGAAAATAATGAAGTTTAAAAATTTTCATGAAGCTTATCTAAAAAATTTAAATGATGTATATTATAACCCTGAGTTTATAAATCAACCAAGAGGAAATGTAAGTA contains the following coding sequences:
- the bcmB gene encoding 5-hydroxymethylcytidine 5'-monophosphate nucleosidase subunit BcmB yields the protein MNKRVFLAAPFKGAIKEKLSIMKEQEKKRIENLILFLEEKGWKVDNAHRREEWGANFMSPDQCTKLDYDAIKECDLFIAFPGVPVSPGTHIEIGWASAMGKEIILLLAEKEENYAYLIRGLHTVSNVHYIIYNEEKEYLHKLDSYLDGENNEV